The genomic window ATCATCTTTTTGTCGGTCCACTTTCTATGGTGAAAATATTTATCCTTCCTTGTTAAAATTCATGCACttaaatctatatttttttctaagtgTGAAAAATAATACGAGTTGCATACGATGAAAATTATAAGAACTAATTTGAGtataacaagtttttttgaagaagaaagtagtCATATATTATCtaaatttgaataattttggaatatattagaaaatggttttaaataaatataaacttgTAATTGGGTGCATTATTAGAAAATCTTAACGTTTAGAAATAGCAAACGAGTATAGGATAAAGTTACattttaaaactgaaatatACCAAAATAGAAGATTTAATAATAGTCACattttcaatgaaaaaaaaactaacatatTCATCAATATGATATGTTCCTATTTTCATTGTATAAATGAGTGACATGTTcatcaaatatatgtttttcacATAAGACacctatattatatatatatatatatatatatataatctatcaACTTGTTATTCAGACTGATTTTGATTCGGACAAAAGATTGTTCTCCTGTCAATACGGCTTAGAATTTTccagcaaaagaaaaatgttggaACAAATCCGGTTCGACCGGTAATTTAGGCTAATCCGGATATTTCGATCTATACTATAATGGGTCGCTCTTCTCACCCAAAAGAGAAAGTTGTGTGACacaaaaaactgaaattacagtatacatatataaatctccaaatgaaaaatcaatGTAACTAGAAAAGCCAATACTATTAAAACAAGAACAGGAAATGACGCATGAAATCGTTGAATTGACGAATacatatatttctcttttgtcgGCAGCAATTCTACtgtatctcttcttcttttcttcttcatcttaaaTATCGCAATTTCAGTTTTCAAGGCAACAAAAAggttaatacaaaaaaagagaaaatggtaAAATGAGGGGAGACCCACAAATTAAGGATTGTTCAattacattattaatttcaagTACAATAAGTCAATAGCACTTTTCTGAAAAATCTTTGCGCTAATCAAGGCTCTTATTCCTCACTTCTTCTGTTATTAGTATATAGTCTAGGAGCTAATCATGGATGCAACATGTTAAAACAATGTTACCTAGtgtaagtttttaaaaaacagttAGTTGTACTCAGTCACTTTTCtgttattttaattgaatttttaattgaatttttaattgaatCCAAATAGGTCTATTTCCTTCCCACGTGAAGCCCACCATTATTAActcaatataaaatatagtcGATCAAATCTCTTTATTAAAGTTGAGGAATATGCATTATTTGAACACATAtgtatctttcttcttcttcttcgcgcTATTGACAAATTATGaatgttattattgtttatgtCTCAAATCGGTTCGATAGCAAACaaggaacaaaataaaaatgtaacagCCTAAAGATCTTTCTAATAGATcaaacacaaactcaaaagagaaaaatgtggTCGAGTTTTCACTACGAAATTAGGAACTCAAATagaacacaaaaataaaaataaaattaatcgaaaaaaagacacaaatgaagaaaaacattaaGAGCAGAAGATGTTGCTCCGATTTTATCATCATCCTCTATACAAACATTTCCTGGAAACCCTaataatctctctcttttttctctcttattttcatttgaataAATCATCTAGACAATCTTGATCACGCTTAAATCTTTTTGATCTCTGTAAATAATCTATGGACGAAGTCTGGTTTCTgaattttcaatctttcttaAGTAATggaaacgacatcgtttttgATATTTGGGGGTTTACCTCTGAAAGAATCAATAGAAGggtggtggtgggggagaTGCATAGGATACTCCGATCACCGGCGGTAATGGCCCTTCAAATTCaggtgatggtggtggaggagaacTGTGATGGActggcggtggaggaggagaactGTAATGGATTGAtggtggcggtggaggagAGTATACAGGGGGTGACGGTGGAGGAGAGAAGACAGGAGGTGACGGCGGAGGAGAGTAAACAGGTGGAGGTAACGGAGGCGATGGCGGAGGAGGCGGCGGTAATGCTACAATAGGTGGAGACGGTTTAACAACAGAACGACCACAACCAAAAGATCCACAATCCACCGAAGGCCGTGACAAGAAAGCTGAACATTGCCGTGAAGATCTCTGAGCAGGTCTTCCGGGCAAACAATTTCTCCGATCATCAAACTCAGACAACCTCAAACACACAGGAGCTTCACCAGTAAAGAAATTATAACTATAAGTGAAATTCTCAAGCTTAGGAAGCTGACAAATACTCGCCGGAATCTTCCCAGATAACAAATTATGAGCAACATTCAACTGCTCAACCTCCACCATACCACCAACACTCTCCGGCAACGGACCAACAAGCTCATTAAAACTAACATCAAACACCGTCACATTCTTCAACCTTCCGATATCCGCCGGTAAACAAGAATTCAAACCATTGTTCATGAAAATAATCTCATTAAGATTCTTCATCTCCACCAAACTCGTCGGAATACAACCATGGAAATGATTATTCGCAAGAACAATAACCGAAACCGGAGAATCACCGAAATTTTCCGGTAACTCAAACCGGAACCGGTTATGGTTTATAAAAATCGCATCTAGATTTTTACTAAAAAGCTCTTTCGGTACGGTTCCTTCAAACTCATTAAACCGGAGATCTAAGAACTTCAACGACGGCAAATGAAGAACCACCGTGGGAAACTTTCCGGCGAACCGATTGTTACTAAGATCAAGCTCGAACAAAAGCTTAAGCTGCTTGAACTTATGAGGAACAGTACCACAGAATCGATTCGAATTAACATGAAACAAAGCTAGATCTGTTAACAAACCAAGCTCTTCAGGTAAATACCCAGCGATATCGGCGTGGTTGAGATCGATTCCGGCGACGGTACGGATCTTCCGGTTATCAAGAGCTTTAGAACAGAAAACTCCGGTGTAGTTACAGACATTGGATCCGATCCAATTAACAGTGATATTATTAGGATCAGAGAGAATAGCTTGTTTCCAAGCTTGAAGAGCTATGTAAGCACTACGAAGCCGCGGATTCTCGAAGATTAGTGATGGATCTACTGTGACATTCTCACCACGGTCACCGAACTCGTCGCGGTAGTAGAGAAGTTGACGGCGTTGGATGAATCTGACTTCGGTGTCGGAGAGAGGAGCATTGgatgagattgagagagaatgagagatttcaaagaagaagaagaagaagaggagaaggagaaggagagattgAGTGGTGTTGTTCTTCATTTCACGATACGATACATCTGCGTGAGGAGTGGTAGAGGTTTGAAAATTCGAAGGAGGAAGAAGGGTAAAATGGGAAATGAGAAAGTTGGGAGAggatttttgagttttgtgagggagagagagagagtgagtgTGGGGATttaaatgaaagagagaagacagCTCAAACACAGCTCAGGCCTACACTTActtattcgttttttttttttttttttgggtgtaattattgataaatgttttattatgaaaataaaataaagatataaaaattcgattttttgGTGTTTGCTTTTGGAATGGAGCGTCTTCGTAGTTTGGAAAGTATGCgttatacatttgtttttattttaattttgggtcAATCTTAAGCTGctcagttttttattttataatatttgtttcttcaccaaatcaaatattatatgagCCCATTGTGAGATATATATCAACTTTAGAAGTTAAGTTGTGGTACCATTTTTTCATCAATTATTTGTAGGTCACTATCCTTTTAAACAGAAGATTTGATTCCATTGAAGCTAAAAATAAAGGTTTACGACTTACATGCTAGTAAATTGGTTGTTTAAAAGTTCGAGATTATGTTAGAagtgttaaaaagaaaagtatatcCTTCTAAGTGTTACATAagatcaaaatatttagagaGTGACATTAGAGTTAGATTCAAAATGAGATAGAAGTACCTCCATTTATGTTTACTAAGCATCTGAATTCTTCGAGAACAAATTTTCTAAGGAGGGTGAAACTATCATATTCaacaagataaaacaaaataataatgctgaaatttaataatttttgtcaTACTTtagaaaaactataaatatataaaggCTAGAGGGTCTTATTATTgataatcaaatcatatttatagttttttcgGACCATGTATTGGGTTTTGgtattttagattttcattTAAACGGTTTTCGTCTACTAattttataatcaattttaGGGAGCGAAATCCAATATAATGATATGTTAACGTTGCTCTAATTTGGAAAATCAAATATTCGAGCTAGGTAAAATTGATTGAGTATAGGCGGTTAATCAAcaagaatcaatcaatcattttGGGTGCATGGTTAAAAGTTATGGCATatgcaaaatgaaaatataatctaTGACATTCTGATTCTGCAATACATATACTGTATATTGTCAAAATGAGAAGTTCTATGTTGAAGAGGAATATACAAACAacactcttcttttttgttaattgtagACACAACACATTATGCCTTTTAAATTCCACATTGTTTTGAAATGTATgtatcaaataaaaaggaatGTGATTTATTTATGTGGAGATTATAAATGTATAGTCCCAAAAGAAGATAGAGTCTTGATTATGGGCTAAAGATGTCTTTACCAAAAAGTATTAAATTATTGTGCATagtttttggcttttctttatttgtttctcgTGTTAATCAGTGGTTCTCATTGTCCACCACTAGCTCTTTCCTTTTAGTTCATATTGCTTCCTATATATGGTCAAAGGTATAATAATTCGACGctaataaagaagaaacaaattgcCAGCTTTTGAACCTCTTTTATTCTTGTGTATATGAGAAAAAATCCATATCAACAAATTCCACGGAAATAGACATAATGTCAatactaaaattaattatcattaatttgtgtttggtgtatcttacttctttctttttattaattaacaactcataacaaaagaagcagttaaatgataaaattatgcaaaaataaaataaaatgtagaGGTGGTTAAGGGAAGAGTCGGTGGTTCTTGATCGTATCGGTTGTGATCGTGAAGCTATTTACACTTTAATTTAATGTCATTTGGCTGTTGCCGGTAAAAATTTAGTGAATTcaagagtttttatttttaggtttccaacatttaattttctctATCACG from Arabidopsis thaliana chromosome 3, partial sequence includes these protein-coding regions:
- a CDS encoding Leucine-rich repeat (LRR) family protein (Leucine-rich repeat (LRR) family protein; FUNCTIONS IN: structural constituent of cell wall; LOCATED IN: cell wall, plant-type cell wall; EXPRESSED IN: 22 plant structures; EXPRESSED DURING: 13 growth stages; CONTAINS InterPro DOMAIN/s: Leucine-rich repeat-containing N-terminal domain, type 2 (InterPro:IPR013210), Leucine-rich repeat (InterPro:IPR001611); BEST Arabidopsis thaliana protein match is: Leucine-rich repeat (LRR) family protein (TAIR:AT4G13340.1); Has 128997 Blast hits to 49133 proteins in 1941 species: Archae - 161; Bacteria - 13645; Metazoa - 31793; Fungi - 8450; Plants - 59695; Viruses - 2612; Other Eukaryotes - 12641 (source: NCBI BLink).); protein product: MKNNTTQSLLLLLLFFFFFFEISHSLSISSNAPLSDTEVRFIQRRQLLYYRDEFGDRGENVTVDPSLIFENPRLRSAYIALQAWKQAILSDPNNITVNWIGSNVCNYTGVFCSKALDNRKIRTVAGIDLNHADIAGYLPEELGLLTDLALFHVNSNRFCGTVPHKFKQLKLLFELDLSNNRFAGKFPTVVLHLPSLKFLDLRFNEFEGTVPKELFSKNLDAIFINHNRFRFELPENFGDSPVSVIVLANNHFHGCIPTSLVEMKNLNEIIFMNNGLNSCLPADIGRLKNVTVFDVSFNELVGPLPESVGGMVEVEQLNVAHNLLSGKIPASICQLPKLENFTYSYNFFTGEAPVCLRLSEFDDRRNCLPGRPAQRSSRQCSAFLSRPSVDCGSFGCGRSVVKPSPPIVALPPPPPPSPPLPPPVYSPPPSPPVFSPPPSPPVYSPPPPPSIHYSSPPPPPVHHSSPPPPSPEFEGPLPPVIGVSYASPPPPPFY